One window of the Prinia subflava isolate CZ2003 ecotype Zambia chromosome 1, Cam_Psub_1.2, whole genome shotgun sequence genome contains the following:
- the MC5R gene encoding melanocortin receptor 5, translating into MNTSSQFYVSELNLSAFSSNFTAPTAKSKSSPCEQVVIAAEVFLTLGIVSLLENILVICAIVKNKNLHSPMYFFVCSLAVADMLVSVSNAWETITIYLINNRHIVMEDAFVRHIDNVFDSMICISVVASMCSLLAIAVDRYITIFYALRYHNIMTVKRSGLIIACIWTFCTGCGIIFILYYESPYVVICLITMFFTMLFLMVSLYIHMFLLARTHVKKIAALPGYNSVRQRTSMKGAITLTMLLGIFIVCWAPFFLHLILMISCPQNLYCVCFMSHFNMYLILIMCNSVIDPLIYAFRSQEMRKTFKEIICCYSLRMLCGLSNKY; encoded by the coding sequence ATGAACACGTCCTCTCAATTCTATGTTTCTGAACTAAACCTGAGTGCCTTCAGTAGCAACTTTACTGCGCCTACTGCAAAGAGCAAGTCATCGCCATGTGAGCAAGTGGTCATTGCAGCTGAGGTGTTCCTAACTCTGGGCATTGTAAGCCTCCTTGAAAACATCCTAGTTATATGTGCAATAGTTAAGAACAAGAACTTGCACTCACCCATGTATTTTTTTGTCTGCAGTTTAGCAGTGGCTGACATGCTGGTTAGTGTGTCTAATGCTTGGGAGACCATAACCATATACTTAATAAACAATAGACACATCGTTATGGAGGATGCCTTTGTCCGTCATATAGACAATGTCTTTGATTCCATGATCTGCATATCTGTGGTGGCTTCCATGTGCAGTTTGCTGGCTATAGCAGTAGACAGATATATCACTATCTTCTATGCCCTGCGTTATCACAACATCATGACAGTGAAAAGATCAGGGCTTATTATTGCATGCATCTGGACCTTTTGCACAGGCTGTGGCATTATCTTCATTCTTTATTACGAATCACCTTACGTTGTCATTTGTCTCATCACCATGTTTTTTACCATGTTGTTCCTCATGGTCTCACTGTACATCCATATGTTCCTCCTGGCTCGTACTCACGTGAAGAAAATCGCTGCTCTGCCTGGGTACAACTCTGTCCGTCAAAGAACCAGCATGAAAGGAGCCATCACTCTGACCATGCTTCTTGGCATCTTCATTGTTTGCTGGGCTCCATTCTTCCTTCATCTCATCCTGATGATCTCCTGCCCTCAAAACCTCTACTGTGTTTGCTTCATGTCTCACTTCAACATGTACCTCATTCTCATTATGTGCAACTCAGTGATTGACCCCTTGATCTACGCCTTTCGTAGCCAGGAAATGAGGAAGACTTTCAAAGAGATAATTTGTTGCTATAGCCTGAGAATGCTCTGTGGCTTATCAAACAAGTATTAA